The segment TTTTGTTTATATTACTAAAAAGGCTGATGGTCAATATTTACATGTAGATACGGCTTATACGAATGACAATAGTGAAAAGTTCTTGGCATTCAATTATAAGAAATCACTTTCTTCAGACTTAAAGGATCAAGGTAAATTCTTATTTACTTATTTCCCGACACAAGACTCGTTAGTAATTCAGGTTAAACAAGCTGCTCGTTTGTCTACTACTAATAACACTTGGGAAAAAGCTTTGACTAGTGCAACTCAGATTACTGGTAATTCTACTAAAAAGAATTATGTTACTGTGCAGGATTTAGTTGCAGCTGATGGAACTCGTATTGTAACAATTGCAGATACGAAAGAAACAGATATAGCCTTAGGTTTTACTGGATGTGTTGAGGCTGAAACAGATAAAGTTTCTATAGCGGATGGTCTATATCTGATTCAGAATGCGACTACAGGCAAATATTTAGCCTCTCCTATCCATGTCGATGGTAATGCATCTGAATGGGTAAGCGTTGACGCTGCTGAGCAAAATGTAATGCATATGCCGGCTTATCAATGGGTTGTATTAAAGACTAAGACTTCTGACTATTTCTTGTCTACTTCTCCAGTGAATGTTCAAAACCGTGAATATCCTAGTTTGAAGAATCCTTATGTTAAATCAGATGCTTTAGCAAACGGTAGTGCTTGGCAATTAACACAGGCAGCTGGATCTAAACTGTATTATTGTGCAAAATTATCTTCTGACTCATTGGCAATTACACAGATTACAGACAAAAAGATCTTAGGTGATCAGTATTTGGGATATAAATATCTGTCTAATGATGAATTGATGATTACTAACTATGCGTTCAATTATTTCAATCCGTATACAATGGATAAATATATTGCACAAGTAGTAGGTGACTCAACATTGAATGCTTTGCAGGAAGATCCTACATATTTTGAATTAGTTGCTCAAAATAGTAATAAAGCTGTTAACTACGGTTATACTGTAACTGATGATGTGAAGGCAAGAATCAATGGTTTAGCTCAATTGGTAAGAGCTACATATCAGATCAAGTCTGGAGACAACTATATCGCAGTAGGCAATGAGAATAATTATGTTTTAAGTGATGTATTAACTCCTGCTACATTCTATTTCAAAGAAAATAACGAAACAGAAGACAAGGGGTGTTTCTATGCATTTATTGACAAAGAAATAGCAAATAATCACTTCGTTAATAAGTTAGGTGTAGCTGATCAAAGTCTGAAAGCTTTATTACAGGAGCAGGTTATTGAGGAAGTCAGAACATCAGCTTTTGCTATCGGTTTAGCAGATCAGCCATTATATCGTCGCTTCAACTCAGTAGCATTAGATGGAGCTGTTGAAGGTAGTGAAGATGCTACAAAAGTGTTGAAGTTTAAAGAGCTCTATCGTGGTGAATACTTGATGGATGAAGCTAACGAAAACTTTAAAAATAAAGGGGTAAACTACTTAGGTATTGACAGAGCCGATAAGGCTGTTGCTGGATTGTCATTTAATGTAGATACAGCAGTTTTGAATTTGTCAGCAAGTGGAACAATCAAACCACAGTACTTTGTATATGTAAGCAAAGAAGAAGTAGCATCAGTTCCTGGTACTCCATGTAATGAAGATGGTAATCACGTTGATGCAAACGGCAAGCCAACAGATGCAGCACATTGTGTTCACGCAACACCAGCTAAACCTGGCTTCACAGTAGCTAAGTACTTGGTAAGTTTCGCAGATTCTACTGATACTAAATTGTATAAATTCGGCGAATATACTCGGGTTGGTTTTGTTAAAGGCTTACATATCGGTGATAGTTTGTATTTCTTGACAAATGGCTTTGAAAAGATGGCTGCAGCAGAATTGGATACTGCAACAATCCTTGCAAACTACAAAGCAACTAAGAGTACACAGAATATTATTGACTTAAAGGCTCTTAGAAAGGATGATGCTCATCACAATTACACTTGGTCATTCCGTTACATCAATCCTGAAGCTGCAGCTGCTGAAGAAGAGAGTGCTCGTAGCTTCTTGTTTGAATCAAATACTGAATCAGGTGTTAAGGTTGCTCCTGCAAAAGCAGCATGGTTGAAGAGTCAGAATGGTTGCTTGGTATTATCTGATCCGAAG is part of the Parabacteroides sp. AD58 genome and harbors:
- a CDS encoding DUF6383 domain-containing protein, whose translation is MNKKVLTLMAGVALFGASTAFAESSVSSLVEGANKGLYQLMTGDKFLAINTKGELTVVAKGDLTADNVASTLWCTNVIVENQGKAPIYDFVNKGAEALLSVTMDDFAKNATVTTKNSIVGGEIAGWAFSTTYANKLEANKPLYSYFTNDSVVGLVVEEGKVRLKQALASAVSAANFAKFTLVEAAAVTLNANQINTKLGIQAADAGVQLTFNPDRNNTSLENPFSDVPFIAKAVSGEDFVYITKKADGQYLHVDTAYTNDNSEKFLAFNYKKSLSSDLKDQGKFLFTYFPTQDSLVIQVKQAARLSTTNNTWEKALTSATQITGNSTKKNYVTVQDLVAADGTRIVTIADTKETDIALGFTGCVEAETDKVSIADGLYLIQNATTGKYLASPIHVDGNASEWVSVDAAEQNVMHMPAYQWVVLKTKTSDYFLSTSPVNVQNREYPSLKNPYVKSDALANGSAWQLTQAAGSKLYYCAKLSSDSLAITQITDKKILGDQYLGYKYLSNDELMITNYAFNYFNPYTMDKYIAQVVGDSTLNALQEDPTYFELVAQNSNKAVNYGYTVTDDVKARINGLAQLVRATYQIKSGDNYIAVGNENNYVLSDVLTPATFYFKENNETEDKGCFYAFIDKEIANNHFVNKLGVADQSLKALLQEQVIEEVRTSAFAIGLADQPLYRRFNSVALDGAVEGSEDATKVLKFKELYRGEYLMDEANENFKNKGVNYLGIDRADKAVAGLSFNVDTAVLNLSASGTIKPQYFVYVSKEEVASVPGTPCNEDGNHVDANGKPTDAAHCVHATPAKPGFTVAKYLVSFADSTDTKLYKFGEYTRVGFVKGLHIGDSLYFLTNGFEKMAAAELDTATILANYKATKSTQNIIDLKALRKDDAHHNYTWSFRYINPEAAAAEEESARSFLFESNTESGVKVAPAKAAWLKSQNGCLVLSDPKTSTFENAKTGGDNALIFNIEVGSKDDMATSNETIAAGNVVVAGTNGAVVVKGAEGKSVIVSTILGKVVANDVLTSDNAQITAPAGVVVVSVDGESFKVVVK